Proteins encoded in a region of the Mucilaginibacter sabulilitoris genome:
- the rplL gene encoding 50S ribosomal protein L7/L12 — translation MADLKAFAEQLVNLTVKEVNELAQILKDEYGIEPAAAAVAVAAAPAGGDDAPAAAAEQTAFDVILKEAGGSKLAVVKLVKDLTGLGLKEAKDLVDGAPKELKTGVSKEEAQSLKAQLEEAGAVVEVK, via the coding sequence ATGGCGGATTTAAAAGCGTTTGCTGAACAGTTGGTAAACTTAACAGTAAAGGAAGTAAACGAATTAGCTCAAATCTTAAAAGATGAGTATGGTATTGAGCCTGCTGCTGCAGCTGTAGCTGTTGCTGCTGCTCCTGCTGGTGGCGATGATGCCCCTGCTGCTGCAGCTGAACAAACTGCATTTGACGTTATCCTGAAAGAAGCAGGTGGCTCAAAATTAGCAGTTGTTAAATTAGTAAAAGACTTAACTGGCTTAGGTTTGAAAGAAGCTAAAGATCTTGTTGATGGCGCACCAAAAGAATTAAAAACTGGTGTATCTAAAGAAGAAGCTCAATCTTTGAAAGCTCAATTAGAAGAAGCTGGAGCAGTAGTTGAGGTTAAATAA
- the rplA gene encoding 50S ribosomal protein L1, with protein sequence MARLTKNQKVALSKIEANKSYSLEAASALVKELTLTKFDSSVDIDVRLGVDPRKANQMVRGIATLPHGTGKTVRVLVLCTPDKEQEAKDAGADYVGLDDYIAKIEGGWTDVDIIITMPSVMAKVGRLGRILGPRNLMPNPKSGTVTTEVGKAVTEVKGGKIDFKVDKTGIIHTSIGKASFTADKIYENALEVLQTISKLKPSAAKGTYFKSIHISSTMSPGIEIETKTVAGI encoded by the coding sequence GTGGCTAGATTAACAAAAAATCAGAAAGTGGCACTCTCCAAAATTGAGGCTAATAAATCGTATTCATTAGAAGCTGCATCAGCTTTGGTAAAGGAATTAACCCTTACTAAATTTGATTCATCAGTTGATATAGATGTTCGTTTAGGTGTTGACCCTCGTAAAGCCAATCAAATGGTACGTGGTATTGCAACATTGCCTCATGGAACCGGTAAAACTGTACGTGTACTGGTGCTTTGTACTCCTGATAAGGAACAAGAAGCAAAAGACGCAGGTGCAGATTATGTAGGTTTGGATGATTATATTGCCAAGATTGAAGGTGGATGGACTGATGTTGATATTATCATCACTATGCCAAGTGTTATGGCTAAGGTAGGTCGTTTAGGTCGTATATTAGGCCCTCGTAACCTTATGCCAAACCCTAAATCAGGTACAGTAACTACAGAAGTAGGAAAAGCTGTAACTGAGGTTAAAGGTGGTAAAATCGACTTCAAAGTTGATAAAACAGGTATCATCCATACCTCAATAGGAAAAGCATCTTTCACTGCAGATAAAATTTATGAGAATGCATTAGAGGTATTGCAAACTATCTCAAAATTAAAACCATCTGCAGCAAAAGGAACATATTTCAAGAGTATCCATATCTCTTCAACTATGTCGCCAGGAATTGAAATTGAAACCAAAACAGTAGCGGGGATTTAA
- the rplJ gene encoding 50S ribosomal protein L10, which translates to MNKEEKHDLVLALTEQMNEFGNFYITDTSDLTVAKINDIRRKCFESDITMKVAKNSLIKKAMEAAGGDYTPIFDVLKGSSSILFSKSATAPAKLIKQLRKQGDKPVLKAAYIDSAIFIGDNQIDTLIKLKSKEQLIGEIIGLLQSPAKNVISALQSGGTIIAGVVKTLQERG; encoded by the coding sequence ATGAATAAAGAAGAAAAACACGATCTTGTTCTTGCCCTTACTGAGCAGATGAATGAATTTGGTAATTTTTATATTACCGATACTTCAGATCTGACGGTTGCAAAGATCAATGACATCCGTCGTAAATGTTTCGAAAGTGATATTACGATGAAGGTAGCAAAAAATAGCTTGATTAAAAAAGCTATGGAAGCTGCAGGCGGCGATTATACTCCAATATTTGATGTATTAAAAGGTTCATCATCAATTCTTTTCTCAAAATCAGCAACTGCTCCGGCAAAGTTGATCAAACAATTAAGGAAACAAGGTGACAAACCAGTTTTAAAAGCAGCCTATATTGATTCAGCGATATTTATCGGTGATAACCAAATCGATACTTTGATCAAACTAAAATCAAAGGAACAATTGATTGGCGAGATAATTGGATTACTGCAATCACCTGCGAAAAACGTTATTTCAGCCCTACAATCAGGCGGAACTATCATTGCAGGCGTTGTAAAAACATTACAGGAAAGAGGTTAA
- the rplK gene encoding 50S ribosomal protein L11, whose amino-acid sequence MAKEIGAMVKLQVKGGAANPSPPIGPALGAKGVNIMEFCKQFNARTQDKPGKVLPVLITVYVDKSFDFIIKTPPVAIQLLEATGLKSGSAEPNRKKVANVNWDQVETIAKDKMVDLNAFTVESAMKMVAGTARSMGITVSGTAPWNN is encoded by the coding sequence ATGGCAAAAGAAATCGGTGCGATGGTAAAGCTGCAGGTAAAAGGCGGCGCTGCAAACCCATCACCGCCAATTGGACCTGCTTTAGGTGCAAAAGGTGTGAATATCATGGAGTTTTGCAAGCAGTTTAATGCACGTACCCAGGATAAACCTGGTAAAGTGTTGCCTGTTTTGATTACTGTTTATGTTGATAAATCTTTCGATTTTATCATTAAAACCCCTCCGGTTGCAATCCAGTTACTGGAAGCAACAGGTTTAAAAAGTGGTTCAGCAGAGCCCAACCGTAAAAAGGTTGCCAATGTAAATTGGGATCAGGTTGAAACTATTGCTAAAGATAAAATGGTGGATCTTAACGCATTCACAGTTGAATCAGCCATGAAAATGGTGGCAGGTACTGCCCGTAGTATGGGAATAACCGTATCAGGTACGGCTCCCTGGAATAATTAA
- the nusG gene encoding transcription termination/antitermination protein NusG, whose protein sequence is MSDQLKWYVVRAISGKEKKVKQYIDAEISRLGITHLVPQVLIPTEKYYQMRDGKKIAKERNYFPGYVLMEAVLDGETEHIIKNINSVIGFLGDKAGNAIPLRQAEVNRILGKVDEMSAQGETMNVPYYIGENVKVMDGPFNGFSGVIEEVNEEKKKLKVMVKIFGRRTPLELNYMQVEKE, encoded by the coding sequence ATGAGTGATCAATTGAAATGGTATGTAGTGAGGGCCATCAGTGGTAAAGAAAAGAAGGTAAAGCAATATATAGATGCCGAAATTAGTCGTTTGGGCATTACGCATTTAGTACCACAGGTACTTATACCTACTGAAAAGTACTACCAAATGCGCGATGGAAAAAAGATAGCCAAAGAGCGTAACTATTTTCCGGGTTATGTGTTAATGGAAGCTGTACTTGACGGCGAAACAGAACACATTATTAAAAATATAAACAGCGTTATAGGTTTTTTAGGCGATAAGGCCGGAAATGCTATTCCGTTGCGCCAGGCAGAAGTTAACCGTATTTTAGGTAAGGTTGACGAAATGAGCGCTCAGGGCGAAACTATGAACGTACCTTATTATATAGGCGAAAACGTGAAAGTAATGGACGGACCGTTCAACGGCTTTAGCGGTGTTATAGAAGAGGTTAACGAAGAGAAAAAGAAATTAAAAGTAATGGTAAAGATATTCGGGCGCCGTACGCCGCTTGAATTGAATTACATGCAGGTAGAAAAAGAGTAG